In a single window of the Labrus mixtus chromosome 20, fLabMix1.1, whole genome shotgun sequence genome:
- the socs3a gene encoding suppressor of cytokine signaling 3a produces the protein MVTHSKFDSAMSSSYLDSSNMRLPQRYKTFTSKTQYQMVLSTLHKLQESGFYWGAISGKEANAMLATEATGTFLIRDSSDNRHLFALSVKTASGTKNLRIQCDSASFYLQTDPKNIQSVPHFDCVLKLVHYYMSQSKGNTRSGGIYYIYSGGEKIPLELIKPLSCSLSTLQHLCRKTVNGHLDISSRRDQLPHPLKEFLQEYDAPI, from the coding sequence ATGGTAACTCACAGCAAGTTTGACTCCGCGATGAGCAGCAGCTACTTGGACTCCTCCAACATGCGGCTGCCTCAGCGTTACAAGACTTTCACCTCTAAGACGCAGTACCAGATGGTCCTGAGCACGCTTCACAAGCTGCAGGAGAGCGGCTTCTACTGGGGCGCCATCAGCGGGAAGGAGGCCAACGCCATGCTGGCGACCGAGGCCACCGGGACATTCCTCATCAGGGACAGCTCGGACAACCGGCACCTGTTTGCCCTCAGTGTCAAGACTGCATCGGGCACCAAAAACCTGCGTATCCAATGTGACTCTGCTTCTTTTTACCTGCAAACAGACCCTAAGAACATTCAGTCTGTTCCTCACTTTGACTGTGTCCTCAAGCTGGTGCATTACTACATGTCTCAGAGCAAAGGGAACACCCGCAGCGGGGGTATCTACTACATTTACTCCGGAGGCGAGAAGATCCCTCTGGAGCTCATCAAACCTCTCTCCTGTAGCTTATCCACCCTGCAGCACCTGTGCAGGAAAACAGTGAATGGACATTTGGACATTTCCTCCAGAAGAGACCAACTTCCTCATCCTCTAAAGGAGTTCCTCCAGGAGTATGATGCTCCCATCTAG